A genomic segment from bacterium encodes:
- a CDS encoding FMN-binding protein, with the protein MSKKTIILLALAFIAFFSGCGTAKEVEKTMAMEIADVDLSKVSDGTYQGSHPVGVMKYTVAVTVCGHKIESIEIVKAFSGNEYSRKGQAILDTVVARQSLKVDVISGATVTSKAYLAAIRDALIKGSVE; encoded by the coding sequence ATGTCTAAAAAAACGATAATTCTTCTTGCCTTGGCATTTATTGCATTCTTTTCCGGCTGCGGAACGGCTAAGGAAGTGGAAAAAACCATGGCTATGGAGATTGCGGACGTTGATTTAAGCAAAGTCTCAGACGGAACATACCAGGGTTCGCACCCTGTGGGCGTAATGAAGTACACCGTAGCGGTTACTGTTTGTGGTCACAAGATTGAATCAATAGAAATTGTCAAGGCTTTTAGCGGAAACGAATACTCCCGCAAAGGACAGGCGATTCTCGATACCGTTGTTGCCAGGCAATCATTGAAGGTTGATGTAATATCAGGCGCCACCGTGACTTCAAAAGCCTATCTTGCAGCCATCCGTGACGCCCTGATAAAAGGGTCAGTCGAGTAA
- a CDS encoding cupin domain-containing protein, translating into MRDLTADEIIRLLGLERLEMEGGYYCQSYRSTEVIPREALPPRYKSAKVFGSAIYYLLTPDQRSAMHRLPTDEIFHFYLGDPVTQLQLRPDGSSEVVQIGPDIAYGQRLQVVVPAGTWQGAILSPGGRFALMGTTMAPGFDYSEYEQGNRRDLMRRYPDRKNLVEKLTED; encoded by the coding sequence ATGCGGGATTTGACGGCGGATGAGATAATCCGCTTGCTGGGTCTTGAGCGCCTCGAGATGGAGGGCGGGTACTATTGCCAGTCATACCGCTCCACCGAAGTGATCCCGCGCGAGGCTCTCCCCCCCAGGTATAAATCCGCCAAGGTCTTCGGCTCGGCAATATACTATCTCCTTACGCCTGACCAGCGTTCAGCCATGCATAGACTCCCTACTGATGAGATATTCCATTTCTATCTGGGCGACCCGGTTACGCAGCTCCAGCTCCGGCCAGATGGATCGTCTGAGGTTGTACAGATTGGTCCCGATATCGCTTACGGTCAGAGATTGCAGGTGGTTGTGCCCGCTGGAACATGGCAGGGAGCCATCCTCTCGCCTGGCGGACGATTTGCGCTTATGGGAACAACCATGGCCCCCGGGTTCGACTACTCCGAGTACGAGCAAGGAAACAGGAGAGACTTGATGAGAAGGTATCCGGATAGGAAGAACCTTGTTGAGAAGTTAACGGAGGATTGA
- a CDS encoding FMN-binding protein codes for MTKLFPIFIVMIAALLNASCGFRKEVQKTREMRIEDIDLSKIKDGVYQGSYSYVDAEFLVEVSVKDHRIEKIDIIEAFTGTPYAVKARAVVDTVVAHQSLNVDVITGATTTSKAYLKCIENALKEGMK; via the coding sequence ATGACAAAATTGTTTCCGATTTTTATAGTGATGATTGCGGCGTTACTAAATGCAAGCTGCGGTTTCCGCAAGGAAGTGCAGAAAACACGCGAGATGCGTATTGAAGATATAGATCTTTCAAAGATTAAAGACGGCGTTTATCAAGGTTCATATTCCTATGTGGACGCTGAATTTCTCGTTGAAGTATCAGTCAAGGACCACAGGATAGAAAAGATTGATATTATCGAGGCTTTTACCGGTACTCCTTACGCGGTAAAGGCCCGGGCCGTAGTCGATACCGTAGTAGCTCATCAGTCGCTCAATGTGGATGTAATAACAGGCGCCACTACGACATCCAAGGCATACCTTAAGTGCATAGAGAACGCTTTGAAGGAGGGTATGAAGTAA